Genomic DNA from Arthrobacter sp. B1I2:
AGTCCGCGAGCGCCGGACCCTGGACCTCAGAAGGGCCGTGCTGGAGCGGCGGCTGCTGTTGGAGGGCGTGGACCGCCGGCGCCTGGAGGTAGTGCAGACCCGTTTCGTATCCATGGCCGAACCCCACCTGCTGGCCCTTGAGACAACCATCACCGCCCTGGGCTGGAACGGTCCGGTGGAAGTCCGCAGCGGGATCAACGCCGGCGTCCGCAACGTGAACCTGCCCGAACGTGCCCGGGGGTCCGACGTCCACCTGGCCGACCGGACAGCCCCGCATGGCGCCAGCCCGGGCATGGCCCCGGAGGCAACTGCCGTCGTCGAAGTCGAAACCACCCAAAGCCTCATCCGCATCGCCGCAGCCTATCGAACACAGGTATCTCCGAAAGCGGCGGCCATTGAGGACGGCAGGCAAGGGGCCTTCCACTTCCGTGCACTTCTGCTTTCCCTGCGTGCCGGTGCCGCGGTGCGGATTACCAAGACGGTGGCAGTGGTGACGTCCCGTGACCGTGCCATCTCCTCTCCGGAAACGGGTGCCCTATCGGTGCTGGAGCGTTCAGGGGACTTCGCTTCGCTGCTGGCACTGCATGAGGAGGCATGGCGGCGCGAGCTGCGTCCGTTCATGGTTGAGATCGACGCCCCGATCCCGGTGCGCCTGGTCCTGAACCTGCACATCTTCCATCTGCTGCAGACACTGACACACCATACGGCCGAACTCGATGCCGGCGTCACCGCCCGTGGACTCCACGGCGAGGGCTACCGCGGGCACGTGTTTTGGGATGAGCTGTTTGTCCTGCCAGTACTCACCTCGAGGACGCCCGATGTTGCCAGGGCGGTGCTCGACTACAGGTGGCGGCGGCTTCCCGCCGCGCGGCATGCCGCGGCGGTGGCGGGCCGGGCAGGGGCAAAGTTCCCGTGGCAAAGCGGCAGCGACGGGACCGAGGAAACGCCGAAATGGTTGTACAACGAGAGGTCCGGCAGATGGGTCAAGGATTTCTCCCACCTGCAGGCCCACTCCGGCCTGGCTGTCGCCTTCAACGCCTGGCAGTACTTCCAGGCCACGGGGAACAAGATCTGGCTCCTTCAAAAGGGGGCTGAACTGGTGATCGAGGTTGCCCGGTTCTTCCGCTCCCTGGCGGACTACGACCAGCAGGGCGGCCGGTACCACCTGCGCGGCGTCGTGGGACCGGACGAGTATCACACCGGCTATCCGGGCCGCGGGGAACCGGGCCTGGAGGACAATGCCTACACCAACGTCATGGCGGCATGGGTCTGCTTCCAGGCTGCGGGCATCATGTCCTTGCTGCACGGCAGCGAGCGTTCCGGACTTATGGAACGCCTCGGCGTCACAGATGAGGAAACGGCCGGGTGGGCGCACATGGGTACCGCGATGTACGTCCCCTTCCACAGCGACGGCGTCATAAGCCAGTTCGAGGGATACGGGGAGTTGAAGGAACTGGACTGGGAGCATTACCGGGACAGGTACGGCGACATTGAACGGCTGGACCTGATCCTGGAAGCTGAAGACGACGCAACCAACTGCTACAAGCTGGCAAAACAGGCGGATGTCCTCATGCTCCCGTACCTGCTGGGGCACGAAGGGCTGGTCACCATCCTTGAGCGGCTGCAGTACGGCTTCACGAAAGAACAACTCAACCAGACCATCGAGTACTACCTGGCCAGGACCGCCCACGGGTCCACGCTGAGCCGGGTTGCGCACGCATCCGTACTGGCAGGCCTGGACGCGGACCGGGCGTGGGACAGTTTCCGGGAAGCGCTCGACGCCGATCTCGACGACACGCAGCACGGCACCACGCGCGCAGGCATCCATTTGGGCGCGATGGCTGGAACAATCGACGTGGTCCAGCGCAGTTTTGCGGGGCTCCGGTTCAGCGGCGACACCATCCTGTTCGCTCCCAACCTGCCGACGGGGCTCCGCGCCGTTGCTTTTGAGGTCCTGTACCGGGGACATCGCCTCCGCGTGCATCTCAAGGACGGGGACATGAGCATCGCCTCCGCACCCGGTGATGCAGGCCCGATCAAGGTACACATGTCCGGCACTGACGTGGTCCTTATGCCGGGCCACACCCGGCATTTTCCGGTGCCGGCACGGGCCCGGGGGGTGGCGGTGCCGTGAAGCGGCTGGGGATCCTCACCAGCGGTGGCGACTGCCCGGGGGTGAACGCAGTGATACGGGGAGCCGTGCTGGGCGGGGACGTTGCGCATGGTTACGAATTCCTGGGCTTCCGGGACGGGTGGCGCGGTGTCCTGGAACAGGATTTTCTTCCTCTGCCCCGGACGAGTGTCCGTGGAATCTCGCGCCTTGGCGGCACCATCCTGGGCACGTCCAGGACCAATCCGCTGGCGGGCAATGGGATCGAGGGCGTCCGTGCCTGCTTCCGGCGCCACGGCCTGGAGGGCCTGATTGCGATCGGGGGAGAGGGAACCCTGGCGGCAGCCCGGGAACTGGGCGCACAGGGCATCAATGTGGTGGGAGTGCCCAAGACCATCGACAATGACCTCGGCGCCACGGACTACACCTTCGGCTTTGATTCCGCGGTCCAGACCGCCACCGAGGCCATTGACCGGCTGCGGACGACAGGCGAATCGCACCACCGGTGCATGGTTGCCGAAGTCATGGGCCGCAACGCGGGCTGGATAGCACTGCACGCGGGGATGGCTTCCGGCGCGCATGCCATCCTGATACCTGAACATCCCGTGTCCCTGGACCAGGTCTGTTCGTGGGTGCTTTCAGCCCGCGACCGCGGCAGGGCACCCCTTGTGGTGGTGGCGGAAGCCTTTGCACCCGAAGGCCATGCAGCACCCTACGCACCCCGTGGCCTGGATACCTTCGGACGGCCGCGGCTGGGCGGCATCGGACTGCTGCTTGAAGGAGAGCTGCAGATACGGACCGGCATCGAAACCAGGGCCACGGTCCTCGGCTACATCCAGCGCGGCGGCGAACCCACAGCCTTCGATCGGGTCCTTGCCACCAGGCTGGGCCTGGCCGCCGTCGAATCCGCCGCCGCGGGCAGATGGGGCACCATGGTGTCGCTGCGTGCCACGGACATCGTCAACGTCGGCCTTGAGGAAGCGCTCGGAGAGTTGAAGGTGGTACCCGAAGCGCGGTACCAGGAGGCCGCTGTCCTGTTCGGGTGACGGGGGGATCTGGGGTGATACGTGGACTACTGTTCCGGCCGGACCCGCAGGACTGCCGAACCGGTAATCCTGTCGGCAGCCAGGTCTTCCAGGGCCTTGTCTGCAGCCTCGAACGGATAGGCCGTTGTGGTGAGGGCCAGGGAAAGCCTGGCCGCGAGAGTCAGGAACTCACGCCCGTCAGCCCTGGTATTGGCCGTCACGCTCCGTACCTGCCGTTCAAAAAAGAGCTCCCTGCCATAATTGAGGGCCGGGATGTCGCTCAAGTGGATTCCGGCGATGGCCAGGGTTCCGCCCCGGTCGAGGGCCCGCAGTGCTGCCGGGACAAGATCACCCGCGGGCGCAAAAAGAATAGCGGAATCGAGTGGCACCGGGGGTTCGTCATAGGCGTCCCCCGCATACTCCGCTCCCAACTCCAGTGCCAGCAACCGCGCTTTTTCGGACCGGGTCATGACATATACGGAGGCGCCCTGTTTGAGCGCCAGCTGGGCGGTGATATGGGCGGAGCTGCCGAAGCCGTAAATACCAAGGCGGCCGCCCACGGGCAGGGCCGCGCGTTTCAAGGCGCGGTACCCGATGATGCCCGAACACAGCAGGGGCGCCGCCTGGTCGTCCGTGAAAACAGGCGGCAGGGGGTAGGCGAAGTCCTCAGCAACCGTCAAGTACTCGGCATAGCCGCCATCCCTGTCCCAGCCGGTGAAGACGGGCGCCAGGCATAGATTTTCGTCGCCGCGGCGGCAGTAATCGCACCGGCCGCAAACGCCGCCAAGCCAGGCCACGCCAACCCTGTCACCTGCCCTGAAACGGGAGCAGCCAGCCCCCGTTTCAATAACGGCGCCGACTGCCTCGTGCCCGGGCACGGCGTGCGGACGGTGCGGTGGTAGGTCTCCTTCAGCCAGATGGAGGTCGGTGCGGCAAACACCGCAAACAGTCACTTCCACCAGGAGCTCGTTAGCCGCAGGCGTGGGAGTGTCACGGAGACCCTGAACCAGCGGACGGGTGGATATGGGACCCGGCCCGTTCACCCACCACGCGCGCACAGCGCCTCCTGCCCCCACGTCTTCCGTCCGCGGATCGCCTACTCGAAACCGGCGCGGGTTGCGTCGTCCAGCGGGGTTTGCCAC
This window encodes:
- a CDS encoding HAD-IA family hydrolase: MTGSPTAAAARPPFDAVIFDLDGVVTNTALLHQAAWKDAFDRILHDARLPPGAGRAPLSRTDYLTFIDGMPREEGVVRFLASRGVQVEKGKETDQAGTWTGFGLGAWKNELFLQHLQQDGVQTYPGTLQLLQRLAGAAVPTAVVTSSRNARLVLETAGIQDLFRIVMDGTTAAGLGLRGKPAPDVFLAAASKLGVAPPHAVVVEDSAAGVEAGRRGGFGLVVGIDRTGDRRQLEDAGADTVLNDVGELDLGQVIGNAWHLVYEGFDAGHEGHREALTTLGNGYMGVRGAAPEGGPFSYAGMYLAGVYNRVQVEAAGETLLEEHMVNAPDCLPLDLRLPGQQWWSEGGLTVVRERRTLDLRRAVLERRLLLEGVDRRRLEVVQTRFVSMAEPHLLALETTITALGWNGPVEVRSGINAGVRNVNLPERARGSDVHLADRTAPHGASPGMAPEATAVVEVETTQSLIRIAAAYRTQVSPKAAAIEDGRQGAFHFRALLLSLRAGAAVRITKTVAVVTSRDRAISSPETGALSVLERSGDFASLLALHEEAWRRELRPFMVEIDAPIPVRLVLNLHIFHLLQTLTHHTAELDAGVTARGLHGEGYRGHVFWDELFVLPVLTSRTPDVARAVLDYRWRRLPAARHAAAVAGRAGAKFPWQSGSDGTEETPKWLYNERSGRWVKDFSHLQAHSGLAVAFNAWQYFQATGNKIWLLQKGAELVIEVARFFRSLADYDQQGGRYHLRGVVGPDEYHTGYPGRGEPGLEDNAYTNVMAAWVCFQAAGIMSLLHGSERSGLMERLGVTDEETAGWAHMGTAMYVPFHSDGVISQFEGYGELKELDWEHYRDRYGDIERLDLILEAEDDATNCYKLAKQADVLMLPYLLGHEGLVTILERLQYGFTKEQLNQTIEYYLARTAHGSTLSRVAHASVLAGLDADRAWDSFREALDADLDDTQHGTTRAGIHLGAMAGTIDVVQRSFAGLRFSGDTILFAPNLPTGLRAVAFEVLYRGHRLRVHLKDGDMSIASAPGDAGPIKVHMSGTDVVLMPGHTRHFPVPARARGVAVP
- a CDS encoding ATP-dependent 6-phosphofructokinase; the protein is MKRLGILTSGGDCPGVNAVIRGAVLGGDVAHGYEFLGFRDGWRGVLEQDFLPLPRTSVRGISRLGGTILGTSRTNPLAGNGIEGVRACFRRHGLEGLIAIGGEGTLAAARELGAQGINVVGVPKTIDNDLGATDYTFGFDSAVQTATEAIDRLRTTGESHHRCMVAEVMGRNAGWIALHAGMASGAHAILIPEHPVSLDQVCSWVLSARDRGRAPLVVVAEAFAPEGHAAPYAPRGLDTFGRPRLGGIGLLLEGELQIRTGIETRATVLGYIQRGGEPTAFDRVLATRLGLAAVESAAAGRWGTMVSLRATDIVNVGLEEALGELKVVPEARYQEAAVLFG
- a CDS encoding zinc-dependent alcohol dehydrogenase family protein → MANPAGRRNPRRFRVGDPRTEDVGAGGAVRAWWVNGPGPISTRPLVQGLRDTPTPAANELLVEVTVCGVCRTDLHLAEGDLPPHRPHAVPGHEAVGAVIETGAGCSRFRAGDRVGVAWLGGVCGRCDYCRRGDENLCLAPVFTGWDRDGGYAEYLTVAEDFAYPLPPVFTDDQAAPLLCSGIIGYRALKRAALPVGGRLGIYGFGSSAHITAQLALKQGASVYVMTRSEKARLLALELGAEYAGDAYDEPPVPLDSAILFAPAGDLVPAALRALDRGGTLAIAGIHLSDIPALNYGRELFFERQVRSVTANTRADGREFLTLAARLSLALTTTAYPFEAADKALEDLAADRITGSAVLRVRPEQ